Proteins from a genomic interval of Pseudomonas asplenii:
- the metE gene encoding 5-methyltetrahydropteroyltriglutamate--homocysteine S-methyltransferase: protein MALAHSLGFPRIGRDRELKKAQEAFWKGELNEAGLRAVGAELRKAHWNLQKQAGIELLPVGDFAWYDQVLTHSLMFGVIPERFRPHDGKATLQTLFGMARGVSDSCCGGAHAQEMTKWFDTNYHYLVPEFSADQSFQLGWEQLFEEVAEARAQGHQVKPVVIGPLTYLWLGKAKGGDFNKLDLLDRLLPLYGQIFQRLAEQGVEWVQIDEPILVLDLPQEWKNAFERAYNLIQRDPLKKLVATYFGGLEENLGLAANLPVDGLHIDLVRAPDQYPTILDRLPAYKILSLGVVNGRNVWRCDLEKALAVLQHAHERLGDRLWVAPSCSLLHSPVDLAREDQLDGELKSWLAFAVQKCEEIAVLTRAVNEPQAAEVQKALADSRAVQASRAASPRIHKPAVQARVAAISARDSQRQSPFASRIEKQRAGLNLPLFPTTTIGSFPQTAAIRLARQSFKQGRLTESDYVEAMQSEIRHAVQIQENLGLDVLVHGEAERNDMVEYFAEQLDGYAFSRFGWVQSYGSRCVKPALIFGDLSRPQAMTVEWIQYAQGLTDKVMKGMLTGPVTMLMWSFPREDVTREVQARQLALAIRDEVLDLEAAGIRIVQIDEAALREGLPLRKAQWQHYLDWATEVFRLCAGGVSDETQIHTHMCYSEFNDVIESIAAMDADVITIETSRSDMELLDAFEAFAYPNEIGPGVYDIHSPRVPDVSEMANLLRKAAQRIPAERLWVNPDCGLKTRGWPETEAALVHMVSAARQLRSELA, encoded by the coding sequence ATGGCTTTGGCCCATTCCCTTGGATTTCCGCGCATTGGCCGCGACCGCGAACTGAAGAAGGCACAGGAAGCTTTCTGGAAGGGCGAATTGAACGAGGCCGGCCTGCGCGCCGTGGGCGCCGAGCTGCGCAAGGCCCACTGGAACCTGCAGAAACAGGCCGGGATCGAGCTGCTGCCGGTCGGTGACTTCGCCTGGTACGACCAGGTACTCACCCATTCGCTGATGTTCGGCGTGATCCCCGAGCGTTTTCGTCCCCACGATGGCAAGGCCACCCTGCAGACTCTGTTCGGCATGGCCCGTGGTGTCAGCGACAGTTGCTGTGGCGGTGCTCACGCCCAGGAAATGACCAAGTGGTTCGACACCAACTACCACTATCTGGTCCCCGAATTCAGTGCCGACCAGTCTTTCCAGCTAGGCTGGGAGCAACTGTTCGAGGAGGTCGCCGAAGCCCGTGCCCAGGGCCATCAGGTCAAGCCGGTGGTGATCGGTCCGCTGACCTATCTGTGGCTGGGCAAGGCCAAGGGCGGTGACTTCAACAAGCTCGACCTGCTCGATCGCCTGTTGCCGTTATACGGCCAGATCTTCCAGCGCCTGGCCGAGCAGGGCGTGGAATGGGTGCAGATCGATGAGCCGATCCTGGTCCTCGACCTGCCGCAAGAGTGGAAGAACGCCTTCGAGCGGGCCTACAACCTGATTCAGCGCGACCCGTTGAAGAAGCTGGTCGCCACCTACTTTGGCGGCCTGGAGGAGAACCTTGGCCTGGCCGCCAACCTGCCGGTCGATGGTCTGCATATCGACCTGGTGCGTGCCCCGGACCAGTACCCGACCATTCTCGACCGCCTGCCGGCCTACAAGATCCTGTCCCTGGGCGTGGTCAATGGCCGTAACGTCTGGCGCTGCGATCTGGAAAAAGCCCTGGCTGTATTGCAGCACGCTCATGAGCGGTTGGGCGATCGCCTGTGGGTGGCACCTTCCTGTTCGCTGCTGCACAGCCCGGTTGACCTGGCGCGTGAAGACCAGCTCGATGGCGAGTTGAAAAGCTGGCTGGCCTTCGCCGTGCAGAAGTGTGAAGAAATTGCCGTGCTGACCCGGGCGGTGAATGAACCGCAAGCGGCGGAGGTGCAGAAGGCCCTGGCCGACAGCCGTGCCGTGCAGGCCAGCCGCGCCGCCTCGCCCCGTATTCACAAACCGGCCGTGCAGGCCCGGGTGGCGGCCATTAGCGCCCGGGACAGCCAGCGCCAGTCGCCATTCGCCAGTCGTATCGAGAAACAGCGCGCGGGTCTGAACCTGCCATTGTTCCCGACCACCACCATTGGCTCGTTTCCGCAGACCGCCGCCATCCGCCTGGCTCGCCAGTCGTTCAAGCAGGGCCGGCTGACCGAGTCCGATTATGTCGAGGCAATGCAGAGCGAGATCCGCCATGCCGTGCAGATCCAGGAGAACCTGGGACTGGATGTGCTGGTGCACGGTGAAGCCGAGCGTAACGACATGGTGGAGTACTTTGCCGAGCAACTGGATGGCTATGCGTTCAGCCGTTTCGGCTGGGTCCAGAGCTATGGTTCGCGTTGTGTGAAACCGGCGCTGATCTTTGGTGACCTGAGCCGTCCGCAAGCCATGACCGTGGAGTGGATCCAGTACGCCCAAGGCCTGACCGACAAGGTCATGAAGGGCATGCTCACCGGTCCCGTGACCATGCTGATGTGGTCCTTCCCCCGTGAGGATGTGACCCGCGAAGTGCAGGCCCGCCAATTGGCGCTGGCGATCCGTGACGAGGTGCTGGACCTGGAAGCGGCCGGAATCAGGATCGTGCAGATCGACGAAGCGGCCTTGCGCGAAGGCTTGCCGCTGCGCAAGGCCCAGTGGCAGCACTATCTGGACTGGGCAACCGAAGTCTTCCGTCTGTGCGCGGGCGGTGTGAGTGACGAGACCCAGATCCACACGCACATGTGCTACAGCGAGTTCAACGATGTGATCGAGTCCATCGCCGCCATGGATGCGGACGTGATCACCATCGAAACCTCGCGCTCGGACATGGAGCTGTTGGACGCCTTCGAAGCCTTCGCCTACCCGAACGAGATTGGCCCGGGTGTCTACGACATTCACTCGCCACGGGTACCGGACGTTTCCGAGATGGCCAACCTGCTGCGCAAGGCCGCCCAGCGAATTCCGGCCGAGCGTTTGTGGGTCAACCCGGACTGCGGCCTGAAAACCCGCGGCTGGCCGGAAACCGAGGCGGCGCTGGTGCACATGGTGAGTGCTGCGCGCCAGTTGCGTAGCGAGCTGGCCTGA
- a CDS encoding glutathione S-transferase family protein yields MLQILGKASSINVRKVLWTCAELQIPFERQDWGSGFRDTGTAEFMALNPNAMVPLIDDDGFVLWESNTIIRYLANRTNALHLYPADAKARARVDQWMDWQATDFNKSWGYAFLSLIRQSAAHQDPEALAEGCRQWTRHMAILERQLDTTGAYVSGREFSLADIPIGLSVNRWFETPLAHPDFPAVSAYYERLSQRAGFRLYGRNGMP; encoded by the coding sequence ATGCTGCAGATATTGGGTAAAGCCTCATCGATCAATGTTCGCAAGGTGCTCTGGACCTGTGCCGAGTTGCAGATCCCTTTCGAGCGCCAGGACTGGGGCTCGGGTTTCAGGGATACCGGCACTGCCGAATTCATGGCACTGAATCCCAACGCGATGGTGCCGCTGATAGATGACGATGGCTTCGTGTTGTGGGAGTCCAACACGATCATCCGGTATCTGGCGAACCGGACCAATGCCTTGCATCTGTATCCCGCCGACGCAAAGGCCAGGGCTCGTGTGGATCAATGGATGGACTGGCAGGCCACCGACTTCAACAAGTCCTGGGGTTATGCCTTCCTGTCGCTGATCAGGCAAAGCGCTGCCCATCAGGACCCTGAGGCGCTGGCAGAAGGGTGCCGCCAATGGACCAGGCACATGGCAATTCTGGAAAGGCAACTCGACACCACGGGTGCGTACGTCAGCGGGCGCGAGTTCTCCCTGGCTGACATCCCGATCGGGCTGTCGGTGAATCGCTGGTTTGAAACGCCGCTGGCTCACCCGGATTTTCCCGCGGTCAGTGCCTATTACGAGCGCCTGAGCCAGCGTGCCGGCTTCCGCCTGTATGGCCGAAACGGTATGCCATGA
- a CDS encoding PhzF family phenazine biosynthesis protein, producing MQVAIYQVDAFASQVFSGNPAAVCPLDHWLADEHLYAIAAENNLSETAYFVKQGDIYELRWFTPLIEVELCGHATLAAAWVILNKLGVNADVLRFSTRSGELRVRRGTSGLTLDFPAKTPEPCTPPPALLPALGLDSAEVFATDDFIVVVPDEKIVEQLTPDFARLKGLPLRGVAVTARGSGFDFVSRWFGPNVGVNEDPVTGSAHTSLMPYWSGVLDKPVLTAQQGGLRKGQLHCEMAGNRVLITGESVLYMVGEITL from the coding sequence ATGCAGGTCGCCATCTATCAGGTTGATGCCTTTGCTTCCCAAGTCTTTTCCGGCAATCCCGCGGCTGTTTGTCCACTGGATCACTGGCTGGCAGACGAACACCTGTATGCCATTGCTGCCGAAAACAATCTTTCGGAAACCGCCTACTTCGTCAAACAGGGCGATATCTATGAACTGAGATGGTTTACTCCATTGATCGAGGTTGAACTATGCGGGCATGCGACATTGGCGGCCGCCTGGGTCATCTTGAACAAGCTGGGCGTCAACGCTGACGTTTTAAGGTTTTCGACCCGCAGCGGGGAACTGCGCGTGCGTCGTGGCACGAGTGGGCTGACCCTGGATTTTCCGGCGAAAACCCCAGAACCCTGCACACCGCCCCCTGCCCTGTTGCCTGCATTGGGCCTGGACTCGGCAGAGGTCTTCGCGACAGACGATTTCATCGTCGTCGTGCCGGACGAGAAAATCGTGGAACAATTGACACCGGACTTCGCCCGTCTGAAAGGTCTGCCGTTGCGGGGTGTGGCCGTCACGGCCCGGGGCAGCGGGTTTGATTTTGTCTCTCGGTGGTTCGGCCCGAATGTCGGGGTGAATGAAGACCCGGTGACAGGCTCAGCCCATACTTCGCTGATGCCCTACTGGTCAGGCGTATTGGACAAGCCGGTGTTGACGGCTCAACAGGGCGGCCTGCGAAAAGGCCAATTACACTGCGAAATGGCTGGCAATCGGGTGCTGATAACCGGTGAGTCGGTGCTGTACATGGTGGGAGAAATCACGCTTTAG
- a CDS encoding autoinducer binding domain-containing protein: MSDWREHYLSLFAEAKTEEEFLLLLEKIIRSFEFEQYSLGLRFPLPISSPKFHLSSNYSPAWESAYIDNNYFSIDQTVKHGLTEHRPLCWSADAFTEHLHFWEDAKYYQLVHGWCTPSRAKHDTMGMLSLVRSASPITSLEFNEKETKLLWISHIAHSTMLNFIAPNYIPEIAATLTVREVETLKWSATGKTYTETGLILSIDERTVKFHLVNAMRKLHSSNKVEAAMKAYALGMLQ; encoded by the coding sequence ATGTCTGATTGGCGTGAACACTATCTGTCGCTATTTGCGGAGGCGAAAACGGAAGAGGAGTTTCTGCTGTTGCTTGAGAAAATAATTCGTTCCTTTGAGTTTGAGCAGTATTCCTTGGGTCTTCGTTTTCCCTTACCCATTTCCAGCCCGAAATTTCACCTGTCGTCCAACTACTCTCCCGCTTGGGAGAGCGCGTATATCGATAATAACTACTTCAGTATCGACCAGACGGTGAAACATGGACTGACGGAGCACCGGCCCCTCTGCTGGTCTGCGGATGCATTCACCGAGCATCTTCATTTCTGGGAGGACGCCAAGTATTATCAACTCGTCCATGGCTGGTGTACGCCGTCTCGGGCCAAGCACGACACAATGGGGATGCTCTCTCTGGTCAGATCTGCCAGTCCGATCACATCACTGGAGTTCAACGAGAAGGAAACCAAGCTGCTCTGGATTTCTCATATTGCGCATTCCACCATGCTCAATTTCATTGCACCCAACTACATCCCTGAAATTGCGGCAACCCTCACTGTCAGGGAAGTGGAGACCTTGAAGTGGTCGGCAACGGGAAAGACCTATACCGAGACGGGGTTGATTCTGTCCATTGATGAGCGAACAGTGAAATTCCACCTCGTCAATGCCATGCGCAAGTTGCATTCCAGTAACAAGGTCGAGGCGGCCATGAAGGCTTATGCCTTGGGCATGCTTCAATGA
- a CDS encoding DUF4902 domain-containing protein, whose protein sequence is MSEDARDSPDSNALEFGYQDVRGIYLRKQNQQSSRAIHMQSLAPDQLVRLSYPELIDLSFQPYLAWIDTSLTAELKEFGLPVAYAGYSEWECQDSAPKLSISWNWFKEAFSGKVLIAPGGISCNIMLRSPRGYDLGPDMTQQLLLVWISRQGLECKLPAGLMFDRES, encoded by the coding sequence ATGAGTGAGGATGCAAGGGATAGCCCCGACTCCAATGCATTGGAGTTTGGATATCAGGACGTGCGGGGAATCTATTTGAGAAAACAAAACCAACAATCAAGCAGAGCAATTCACATGCAATCACTCGCCCCAGACCAGCTGGTACGCCTGTCTTACCCGGAATTGATTGACTTGTCGTTTCAGCCTTATCTTGCTTGGATCGACACAAGCCTGACTGCCGAATTAAAAGAATTCGGGCTGCCTGTTGCATATGCTGGCTACAGTGAATGGGAGTGCCAGGACTCCGCACCAAAACTGAGCATTAGTTGGAATTGGTTTAAGGAAGCTTTTTCTGGAAAAGTCCTTATAGCACCGGGAGGAATCAGTTGCAACATCATGTTACGTTCTCCCCGAGGTTATGACCTGGGGCCCGACATGACCCAACAACTGTTACTTGTCTGGATATCCAGGCAGGGTTTGGAGTGCAAGCTGCCAGCAGGCTTAATGTTCGATCGTGAGAGTTGA
- a CDS encoding acyl-homoserine-lactone synthase yields the protein MLNITNGTARQLPAELIARLGLFRYKVFVEKMGWPLICEEGLECDEFDDEDTYYVIARDKNGMVCGCARMLPTSKNYLLEQIFPGLMGDIPLPKSNDIWELSRFAINSSDTEASASSHWLDTCRLVKQIVLVAQHHEVKRLIAFSAVGNERLLRRMGADVHRVSSAQLIDGKPVVAFWIEINEKTIKALSAY from the coding sequence ATGCTAAATATAACAAATGGTACAGCGCGACAACTCCCCGCCGAGCTCATCGCGAGGCTCGGGTTATTTCGCTACAAGGTCTTCGTCGAAAAAATGGGCTGGCCTCTAATATGCGAGGAAGGCCTGGAGTGCGACGAATTCGACGACGAAGACACCTACTATGTTATTGCTCGAGATAAAAACGGCATGGTGTGCGGCTGCGCACGAATGCTGCCGACGAGCAAGAACTACCTTCTCGAACAGATATTCCCAGGTTTAATGGGCGATATCCCGCTGCCCAAGTCAAACGACATCTGGGAACTGTCTCGCTTTGCCATCAACTCATCGGACACCGAAGCCTCTGCATCCAGTCATTGGCTGGATACCTGTCGCCTGGTGAAGCAAATCGTTCTGGTCGCCCAACACCATGAGGTTAAACGCCTCATCGCTTTTTCTGCTGTCGGTAACGAGCGGCTGCTCAGAAGAATGGGCGCGGATGTCCATCGCGTGTCCAGCGCCCAGTTGATTGATGGTAAACCGGTAGTTGCCTTTTGGATCGAGATTAACGAGAAAACGATAAAAGCCTTGTCTGCTTATTAA
- a CDS encoding sterol desaturase family protein — MILYLIGVALAVLVLEHIIPGWKLPKVSTWFFRSMTLNIIQIAVALLAGVSWNKWMQGHSLFHLSESFSPLAAGFFAYFVNTFVTYWWHRFRHANNTLWRLFHQIHHAPQRIEVFTSFYKHPTEMVFNSMLGSAVAYVLLGISVEAGAFYVMFAALGEMFYHANIRTPHWLGYFFQRPEMHRVHHQRDRHECNYSDFPIWDILFGTFENPKENFAPQGFSDNKENRFVEMLLFKDVHEAPAAMKKPEHLNEESLVKRG; from the coding sequence ATGATTCTCTATCTGATAGGCGTTGCACTGGCGGTACTGGTTCTTGAACACATTATCCCTGGATGGAAGTTACCCAAGGTCAGCACCTGGTTCTTCAGGTCCATGACCCTCAATATCATTCAGATCGCGGTCGCACTCCTGGCCGGGGTTTCCTGGAACAAATGGATGCAGGGTCACAGCCTGTTCCATCTCTCTGAAAGTTTCAGCCCGCTCGCGGCCGGCTTCTTCGCGTACTTCGTCAACACGTTCGTGACCTACTGGTGGCACCGTTTTCGTCACGCCAACAACACGTTGTGGCGCCTGTTTCACCAAATCCATCACGCGCCACAGCGAATTGAAGTTTTCACCTCGTTTTACAAGCACCCCACGGAAATGGTCTTCAACTCGATGCTGGGCAGCGCCGTGGCCTATGTGTTACTGGGCATCAGTGTCGAGGCCGGTGCCTTCTACGTCATGTTCGCGGCATTGGGTGAAATGTTCTATCACGCCAATATCAGAACCCCGCACTGGCTCGGCTACTTCTTCCAGCGTCCGGAGATGCACAGAGTCCATCACCAGCGTGACCGCCATGAGTGCAACTACAGTGACTTTCCGATCTGGGACATTCTGTTCGGAACCTTTGAAAACCCCAAGGAAAACTTCGCCCCTCAAGGTTTTTCCGACAACAAGGAAAACCGCTTCGTCGAGATGCTGCTATTCAAGGACGTCCATGAGGCACCGGCAGCCATGAAAAAACCTGAACACCTGAATGAAGAGTCATTAGTCAAACGCGGGTAA
- a CDS encoding 2OG-Fe(II) oxygenase, whose translation MNIVDVAKKELANNGSFYSSVTDFLYSQDDWNEINSILATPSLPWEQVYIGDADELNDLTVARFMTDIERPTRVNQPLSDHMISLVCNEKLLGFVSNLLDGEDFYIRRMQVNKMKDGSFIGKHLDIDSNPDYLYSIVLQLGKRFAGGEFLIFNKQDEQVNLIRPELQSIVITDCSFPHQVEAVTEGERVSLVFFVSKHAEKNRRVA comes from the coding sequence ATGAACATTGTCGACGTCGCAAAAAAAGAATTGGCAAACAACGGCTCTTTTTACTCCAGTGTCACCGACTTCCTGTACAGCCAGGATGACTGGAATGAGATCAACTCTATTCTGGCGACCCCATCGCTGCCGTGGGAGCAGGTCTATATCGGCGATGCCGATGAACTCAACGACCTGACAGTCGCCCGCTTCATGACCGATATCGAAAGACCGACACGCGTCAATCAACCGCTCTCAGACCATATGATTTCGTTGGTGTGCAATGAAAAGCTGCTGGGTTTTGTCTCCAACCTGCTCGATGGCGAAGATTTCTACATTCGCCGCATGCAGGTCAACAAGATGAAAGATGGATCCTTCATCGGCAAACACCTGGATATCGATAGCAACCCTGACTACCTGTATTCGATCGTCCTGCAGTTGGGCAAGCGTTTTGCCGGCGGCGAGTTCCTGATTTTCAACAAACAGGACGAACAAGTGAATCTCATTCGCCCCGAGTTGCAATCGATCGTGATCACCGATTGCTCCTTCCCCCACCAAGTTGAAGCCGTGACCGAAGGTGAACGGGTATCGCTGGTGTTTTTCGTGAGCAAGCACGCAGAGAAAAATCGTCGGGTGGCGTGA
- a CDS encoding penicillin acylase family protein has protein sequence MKTSIKIILYGVLGTFAVATAGVMYVLHNITLSNVFETGVIEVPKGISDKGSIAWDANAIAHIKATNERDAYFLLGYSHARDRLWQMQFSRQYASGTLSETFGTSTVEMDKFARTLGFKKNAELIFQQLKPQTQDVLRSYSEGVNFFIDKFGDRLPVEFSLTRSAAPRHWEPSDSVALHLLFSWTLSSNLGMQLQRLSLSKNLSVAQINEVFAPYPDSAPVKTRDYAALYNNLDAAGTGLALLDKLPPSNVEGVGSNNWVIAGNHTVTGKPILANDPHLRLTNPALFYLAALETPDTSLVGATYAGAPLFVIGHNRKIAWGYTNTGSSVQDAYLEKLNPSDSTLYLSSDSTYQPFRVVQEQIRVKGGTTITLPVRYTRHGPVISDIYQAAQQAISGRKSVVIALAWTGLDPNDKTFDSILEINHAENWPQFLQASAEFGLPPQNMVYGDTAGNIGYVSAGRVPVKAHDNDLLGQGPAPGWEGKYDWTGYVPEAAKPRQFNPASGYIATANNRIVPDNYAFNFGHDWVLPYRYERIMELLKQRAPHTLQTSADIQQDRYSSSLADLLPKMIAPIDGLPSAPAQLSLLKAWRFDSDPESAAPLIAAYWVKNLTQALLEPKIGKDLLAAGWNQRNYDAFLNLVLSGKADQGFWCGGADKCQQVLEASLNRSLQQIRDKYGADTRAWKWGNAHTAVSEHVPLHKSPMAWLFDNRNNMGGDNFTVNVGRYNYSDPANPFNTNIAATFRMVADLSNLDNSSYILSSANTGIKFNGYVDMNRLWARGDYIKIPSSAQTSESHALTFHPNNKL, from the coding sequence ATGAAAACATCGATAAAAATAATACTCTATGGCGTGCTAGGCACATTCGCCGTGGCGACCGCTGGCGTGATGTATGTGCTGCACAACATCACGCTGTCCAATGTGTTCGAAACCGGCGTCATAGAAGTACCCAAGGGTATTTCCGACAAGGGCAGTATCGCCTGGGATGCCAACGCCATTGCGCACATCAAGGCCACCAATGAACGCGATGCCTATTTCCTGCTGGGCTACAGCCATGCCCGTGATCGGTTATGGCAGATGCAGTTCAGCAGGCAGTACGCGAGCGGCACCCTGTCGGAAACCTTCGGCACCTCGACGGTGGAAATGGATAAATTTGCCAGGACGCTGGGCTTCAAGAAAAACGCAGAGCTGATTTTTCAGCAACTGAAGCCGCAAACCCAGGACGTCCTGCGCAGCTACAGTGAGGGTGTGAATTTCTTCATCGACAAGTTCGGCGATCGGTTGCCCGTCGAGTTTTCGCTGACCCGCTCCGCAGCGCCCAGACACTGGGAGCCTTCGGACTCCGTCGCGCTGCACTTGCTGTTTTCCTGGACCCTGAGTTCTAACCTCGGCATGCAATTGCAGCGTCTGTCGCTGTCAAAAAACCTGAGCGTCGCCCAGATCAACGAGGTGTTCGCCCCTTACCCGGATAGTGCCCCCGTCAAGACCCGGGACTATGCCGCGCTGTACAACAATCTCGATGCGGCCGGCACCGGCCTGGCCCTGCTGGACAAGCTGCCGCCCTCGAATGTCGAGGGTGTCGGCTCGAACAACTGGGTGATTGCTGGCAACCATACCGTGACGGGTAAACCGATCCTGGCCAACGATCCGCACCTGAGACTGACCAACCCGGCATTGTTCTATCTGGCAGCACTCGAGACGCCCGACACTTCGCTCGTGGGTGCCACCTATGCCGGCGCGCCCCTCTTCGTGATCGGACACAACAGGAAGATCGCCTGGGGCTACACCAACACCGGCTCGTCCGTCCAGGATGCGTATCTGGAGAAACTGAACCCGTCGGACAGCACTCTTTATCTGTCCTCGGATTCGACCTATCAGCCGTTTCGGGTGGTGCAGGAACAGATCAGGGTGAAGGGGGGAACCACGATCACCTTGCCAGTGCGCTACACCCGGCACGGCCCGGTCATCAGCGATATCTACCAGGCCGCACAGCAGGCCATCAGCGGCAGGAAATCGGTAGTCATCGCTCTGGCCTGGACCGGACTGGATCCCAACGACAAAACCTTCGACAGCATCCTGGAGATCAACCACGCAGAAAACTGGCCGCAGTTCCTGCAAGCTTCCGCAGAGTTCGGCCTGCCTCCGCAGAACATGGTGTATGGGGATACCGCAGGCAACATCGGCTATGTGTCAGCTGGCCGGGTACCCGTCAAGGCGCACGACAACGATCTCCTCGGCCAAGGCCCCGCGCCCGGCTGGGAAGGCAAATACGACTGGACGGGCTATGTGCCCGAAGCCGCCAAACCGCGGCAGTTCAACCCGGCCAGCGGCTACATCGCCACGGCCAACAACCGCATCGTGCCCGACAACTATGCATTCAACTTCGGCCATGACTGGGTTCTGCCCTATCGCTATGAGCGCATCATGGAACTGTTGAAGCAACGTGCACCGCATACCCTGCAGACGTCAGCCGACATCCAGCAGGATCGGTACTCGTCGTCCCTGGCCGATCTGTTACCGAAAATGATCGCGCCCATCGACGGCCTGCCTTCGGCGCCTGCGCAGTTGAGCCTGCTCAAGGCCTGGCGATTCGACTCGGATCCCGAGTCGGCGGCACCATTGATTGCAGCCTACTGGGTGAAGAACCTCACGCAGGCGCTACTGGAGCCGAAAATAGGCAAGGATCTGCTGGCGGCTGGCTGGAATCAGCGTAACTACGATGCGTTTCTCAACCTGGTCTTGAGCGGGAAAGCCGACCAGGGCTTCTGGTGCGGTGGCGCCGACAAATGCCAGCAGGTGCTGGAGGCCTCCCTGAACCGGTCGTTGCAGCAAATCCGCGACAAATATGGTGCTGACACCCGCGCCTGGAAATGGGGCAACGCCCATACCGCCGTGAGCGAACATGTGCCCCTGCACAAGAGCCCCATGGCCTGGCTCTTCGACAACCGCAACAACATGGGCGGCGATAACTTTACGGTGAACGTCGGGCGCTACAACTATAGTGATCCGGCCAACCCGTTCAACACCAACATTGCGGCCACCTTCAGGATGGTGGCCGACCTGTCGAATCTTGATAACTCAAGCTACATCCTGTCCTCCGCCAATACAGGAATCAAATTCAACGGCTATGTCGATATGAACAGGCTCTGGGCCCGCGGCGACTACATAAAAATCCCGTCGTCAGCGCAGACATCCGAAAGCCACGCACTGACATTTCACCCAAACAATAAACTCTGA
- a CDS encoding LysR family transcriptional regulator: MNPFEDMRIFCQVMDSGSFTSAADQLGLSKQFVSRRLMQLEERLGVRLLNRSTRRLDVTPLGQSYYESALRLLGEVEQVEQSIAGQTAEPRGTIRLSAPLSFALAHLACLLPPFLQRYREVSVEVDLSDRPVDLLGEGYDLALRIGTLEDSTLIARRIASIDRVYCASPAYLARRGTPLKPDDLHLHDCLPYGHGRQVQWRFSGPGKPTVVNVTGRMRVNNGDLLRDAAIFGMGITYLPVFIVGSALEDGRLEPVLNDLRPEPLVLSAVYPQHRQASRPVQAFIEFLRERLDRIEGRS, from the coding sequence ATGAACCCTTTCGAAGATATGCGTATTTTCTGCCAGGTCATGGATTCCGGCAGCTTTACCTCCGCTGCCGACCAGTTGGGCCTGTCCAAGCAGTTCGTCAGTCGGCGCCTGATGCAACTCGAAGAGCGCCTGGGGGTGCGGCTGCTCAATCGTTCGACCCGGCGCCTGGACGTCACGCCCCTGGGGCAGAGCTACTATGAATCGGCCTTGCGCCTGCTCGGCGAGGTCGAGCAGGTGGAGCAGAGCATTGCCGGCCAGACCGCCGAACCGCGCGGCACCATTCGCCTGAGTGCGCCGCTGTCGTTCGCCCTGGCGCACCTGGCGTGTCTGCTGCCGCCGTTCTTGCAGCGCTACCGCGAGGTCAGCGTCGAGGTCGATCTCAGCGACAGGCCGGTGGACCTGCTTGGCGAAGGCTACGACCTGGCGCTGCGCATCGGCACGCTGGAAGACTCGACGCTGATTGCCCGGCGCATCGCCAGTATCGATCGGGTCTACTGCGCCAGCCCGGCCTACCTGGCCAGGCGCGGCACGCCGCTCAAGCCTGATGACCTGCACCTGCATGATTGCCTGCCGTACGGACATGGCCGTCAGGTGCAATGGCGCTTCAGCGGGCCGGGCAAACCGACGGTGGTCAATGTCACGGGGCGGATGCGGGTCAACAACGGCGACCTGCTCAGGGATGCGGCCATTTTCGGGATGGGCATCACCTACCTGCCGGTCTTCATTGTCGGTTCGGCGCTGGAGGATGGCCGGCTGGAGCCGGTGCTGAACGACCTGCGCCCCGAGCCGCTGGTGCTGTCGGCGGTGTATCCGCAACATCGCCAGGCGTCGCGGCCGGTGCAGGCGTTCATCGAGTTTCTGCGCGAGCGGTTGGACCGGATTGAAGGTCGTTCCTAG